The window TTTTGCTTGAACAGACCAAGCTCCAAAGCCCGACCAATGGCAACCTTGTATCCCTCGGGCATGTTGAGGTCATTAACCTCATCCGGAGAAACAAGCATCAATTCTTTATGTTCATGACTAAAGTGCGGTGTTGCACCCTCGACCGCTTTCGCAAAATATGTAACCACAAAAACGTGACGATACGGAAAAATTGTATACACCCAATTGTGAACATTCATCCCAACTGATATATCAATGTTCAATTCTTCATGAACTTCACGTTGCACGCACGCTGTTGGGCTTTCCCCGAGATCTAATTTTCCTCCCGGCAGCTCCCATTCGTTACGCTCATTTCGCAAGAGCGGAATCTGACCGTTAAGAGAGATGACAGCCTTAACAGAAATTGGCAATTGATATTCAAAATAATCAATATCCCGCTTGACCAAATAAGGCTGGGCGAGCGACTTAACTTCAATCGTTTCCTTTTGCCAAGCCTTGAACATAAATTACGCGTTCACCGCCTCAATCTCCACCGACAATACGTCTTTATTCGTCGGTAGATCAGACGTCGGCTCAAAGGTATAAACCAGTAACTGGCCAAACGGCATTTCCACATGGGCCATATCTGCTTCTGGCACGTGGTCGAGGTGCTTCATTAGCGCGCGGATAGAATTACCATGCGCCACCAATAGAATGTTCTCACCCGCCTGTAATTTCGGTAGTATCTCCCGCTCGAAATATGGCACGACCCGCGCATAAACATCTTTGAGCGTTTCACCGCCCGGCACCGGATAGTCCCAGCCGCGTCGGATACCATTGAATGCCTCCTCGCCGATCTCAGCCTTGACTTCCCACTTATTTTTACCGGTCAGATCACCATAATCACGTTCGTTCAGCTCGGCCGCCTGTGTCGTCGGTAAACTGCCCTCACCGCGCCCCTCAAGCAATGCGTCCAGCGTTTGGTGTGTCCGCTGCAGCGCCGACGTATACGCCTCATCAAACCTGATGTCTTTGAGTAGCGCGCCCAGTCGTACTGTGTCGGCCCGCCCCTTTTCCGTGAGCCCCACGTCCGTCCAGCCCGTCCACTTGCCGAGCAGATTCCATTCACTCTCGCCGTGTCGACTGATAACCAATGTTCCCATCATTCCTCCTCCGTTTATTTTTCCTACGAACCAAATCCCACGAATTGCGTAACCGCCTCTTGACGTTCGTCATCGCCGTCAACGATTCGCGTCTCGACATAACCGCCTGGCCGATGATGAGCCCAATGTGGTATCGACCACGCGAATCCTTCATTGCTTGCCAGCACTGCGTCGCGACTCAGGAACTGATAGGCATCAATTTCCGACTGCTGCAAAACAATTCGTTCCAGCCGCGCATCATCCAAAACCGCCCGAAAGATGTATTGATGCGCCAGTCCTTTGTCGCTGGAGCGTGACGCCACCGCGAAAAACGAAACTTCCTCCTCGGTAACCACTAGCCCGACCTCTTCCTGGGTTTCGCGAAGTGCTGCCTGTAGCGGCGTTTCGCCAGCGTCAACCATACCACCAGGCAGACTCCAATGCGTCTTGTAATACGCCTTGACTGTGAGCAGCTCACCCGCTGAATTTTCGATCAGCAGCGCAGCACTGGCGATCCGAGTGTCCTGCGTCTTTAGCCACTCCTCATGCGGCAACCAACCACTTCTCATTATTTTGCGTACTCGATCGCCCGCGTTTCACGGATGACATTAACCTTGATAGTGCCTGGGTACTGCATGGTTGATTCAATTTTAGTAGCGATATCGCGCGACAGTTTGAATGCGCTCAGATCATCAATATCCTCTGACCGGACAATCACCCGCACTTCGCGCCCCGCAGAAATTGCATAGGCTTTATCAACACCATTAAAGCTGGTCGCCACATTTTCTAGATCGCGCATCCGCTCGGCAAAGTTCTCAGCCGAAATGTTACGTGCTCCTGGCCGAGCAGCACTGGCGGCGTCGCACACTCGTACGATCAATGCCTCCGGCGTCGTCGCCTCGATATCATCGTGATGCGCTTCGATGGCGTGAACGATCCGCTCGTCCATGCCGTATTTGCGCGCTAGCTCAGCGCCGATGTGGTGATGCTTGCCCTCGATCTTGTGCGTCACCGCCTTGCCGACGTCATGCAGCAGTGTCGCGATTTTCGTGATGCGCACATCAGCGCCAATTTCCTCAGCAACCATACCAGCCATCTGGGCCATCTCAGTCGAGTGCTTCAACACGTTCTGCCCGTAACTCGTCCGGAATTTCAGCTCACCGAGCAGTCGCTGCATTTCCTTCGGGATGCCGACGACGCCAGTTTCGCGCATGGCGTCCTCGCCGGCCTGCTTGACTTCTTTATCGATCTGTTTTTTCGCCTTGGCGACAACTTCTTCGATGCGCGCTGGATGGATGCGACCATCTTTCATCAGCATCTCCAAGGCAAGGCGAGCCACCTGCCGGCGAATCGGATCAAAGCTCGAGAGCACGATCATACCCGGCGTGTCATCCACCAAAATATCGACACCAGTCTCGCGCTGCAACGCCTGAATGTTGCGGCCTTCTTTGCCGATAATCCGACCTTTCATCTCATCATCAGTCAGCTTGACGGCCGTGACTGTTCGCTCAGCCGTCACCTCGCTGCTCATCCGCTCCATCGCCGTGAGCAAGATCATCTGCGCCCGCTCTTCGGCATCATCCATAGCCTCGTGTTGTAATTTTGACACCAATCCGACCAGGTCGTTCTTGATATCGCGCTCGGTCATTTGCATGAGCTTGTCAGCGGCATCCTTTTTCTTTAGGCCCGCAATCTTCTCGAGCTTCTCCTGCTGACGCGTGCGAATAGTGCGAATCTCTTCCTTGAGATTGTCAACCTCATCTTCGTGCGTGCGCAGCTTCTCCGCCCGCTTGTCTAGTTCGTCCAATTTCCGATCCAGCGTCTGCTCGCGATCCGCCAACCGGTTCTCGGTCTTTTGCCATTCGCGCCGGCGCTCATTTTCGATTTTTAAGGCTTCGTCCTTAGCTTTCAGGACAATGTCGCTAGCCTTACTTTTTGCCTCGGCAATGTCACGCTCAATTTGCGACTTGCCATTAGCTTGCCGTGTTCGCTGATAGGCGTAAAAACCGCCCACGCCAAGTGCCGCGCCAACCAAGCCGCCAATAACTATTCCTACCATATGATTTCCTTTCTTTTCTGACCAGTCGCCCCGGGTATACACCCCGAGAAATGTATCAACGACCGACCATATTCAACTGATGCAATAAAACGGCCCGAGCCACTAATCTAAAGCCGCCTTACTTTTATTGTACGATATTGCGAATGAAAATACCACTATTTGCGCGGAGTCGTGATGTGAGCCTCGCCGCCATATTCGGGGAGAATAATCGTGTCGTTTTCGGCGCGCTTCAGCCGCTCCAGGCAGTCATCTCGCCAGTGATCGCCACTACTGCCAACGATCGGAATGCCGAGTCCCTCCGCCAACGTGTTTGCCACCGCACAGCCAATCCTCAGTCCCGTAAAGCTACCCGGCCCACGCATGATGCCGATACCACTGATGTGGTGAATGCCGCCGGTCTGCTCGTCCAAAAATCGTAGCAGCCCTCGGGCTAAACCACGACCCGCTTCCCAAGCCACGTCTCGCCAGGTATCACCCTGAACAATCGTTAAACGGCACGTCATCGTCGATGTATCGAGCAGAATAATCACGCTAACTCCTCGTCCGCCGCACTAATTGCCGCGAGGAGTGCCTGGCTCGTCGGCCCGCCAGCACTCAACGTGACACGCCGCGACTGTTCGTCAATTGCTAGAATCCTCACTGTCAGTCGATCGGCCGGCAGCACCTGCTCGACGGCATCCGCCCACTCAACCACTGTTACGGTCTGTGGTTGCATGGTTACCTCCCGAATTTCCTCCGCCATGATACCCGCCTCACCCAATCGATAAAAATCATAGTGAGCCAGTGTCAAGCCGCCCGGCGACTGGTACACGCGGGAAATAGTAAATGTTGGGCTTTGCACCGGTTCAGTAATGTCGAGCCCCTCGGCAACACCTTTCGTTAGCGTTGTCTTGCCAGCGCCGATGTCCCCAATTAACTCGATGACTTCCCCGCCCCTGAGACTGCGCCCAATTGTTTGACCTAGCTGCTGCATCGCTGTGATACTGGTAATAATCTGGCTCATTTGCCGTCGCTGCCGTCAGCTTCGGCCGCAGGATGCGCCTTTCGGAATGGATTTTCGAACGTTGCCTGTGGCTGCACAACCGGCTCCTTGTGGCGGATCTCTGGCGTCTTGACAACGATGTGTTCATCAGTCACACGAACGATCTGCGAACGATGAATCAGCAGTTCAGTATCGCCAAAACTCTTGAGTAGCGGTCGCCGCACTCGGAGCTGCTGAATGACAAAATTACCGGCCTCCAACGTGTAGCCGATGACCTTGCCAACCTTATGATTTTTTTCATCAATGACCCGCTTACCAACTAGTGCGAACTGAAACTCATACACTTCCTTGATCTTCAGGACGTCGCTCGGCATAATCAGCTCGTCCGCCGAATCAATGATCAGACCCAGCGGCCCAATTTCCCGCACATCGGCGATCCGCAGTAAACTCGGCGATTGATCAAGCGTCGGCCCTTCTAGCTCATACGCCACGATCGATAAATTGCGCGGGTCGATCACCGCCCGCGATGTCCGTGCCAGTTCCGAGCCAGTCTGCAGGCTCATCACCGGTGCGTTATCAAATCGTTCAGCAGAAATTAGCATACTTCTCACATTATAGCGATATCCACGCTATTCGGCAAACAGGTTCGTCCGCCCCGCCGGCAGACTAAAATTGGCGTTGGCGGTATCGCGCGTGCGGAAACTGTTGATCTGGTCAATCGTCTTCTGGTCAAATCGCGTCGTCTGTTGTTGGATGGTATCTTCTTTTGGA is drawn from Candidatus Saccharibacteria bacterium oral taxon 488 and contains these coding sequences:
- a CDS encoding NUDIX domain-containing protein, which translates into the protein MFKAWQKETIEVKSLAQPYLVKRDIDYFEYQLPISVKAVISLNGQIPLLRNERNEWELPGGKLDLGESPTACVQREVHEELNIDISVGMNVHNWVYTIFPYRHVFVVTYFAKAVEGATPHFSHEHKELMLVSPDEVNDLNMPEGYKVAIGRALELGLFKQKYYLRSNVHEGRIGLCG
- a CDS encoding 2,3-diphosphoglycerate-dependent phosphoglycerate mutase; translated protein: MMGTLVISRHGESEWNLLGKWTGWTDVGLTEKGRADTVRLGALLKDIRFDEAYTSALQRTHQTLDALLEGRGEGSLPTTQAAELNERDYGDLTGKNKWEVKAEIGEEAFNGIRRGWDYPVPGGETLKDVYARVVPYFEREILPKLQAGENILLVAHGNSIRALMKHLDHVPEADMAHVEMPFGQLLVYTFEPTSDLPTNKDVLSVEIEAVNA
- a CDS encoding NUDIX hydrolase, whose amino-acid sequence is MRSGWLPHEEWLKTQDTRIASAALLIENSAGELLTVKAYYKTHWSLPGGMVDAGETPLQAALRETQEEVGLVVTEEEVSFFAVASRSSDKGLAHQYIFRAVLDDARLERIVLQQSEIDAYQFLSRDAVLASNEGFAWSIPHWAHHRPGGYVETRIVDGDDERQEAVTQFVGFGS
- the rny gene encoding ribonuclease Y, which produces MVGIVIGGLVGAALGVGGFYAYQRTRQANGKSQIERDIAEAKSKASDIVLKAKDEALKIENERRREWQKTENRLADREQTLDRKLDELDKRAEKLRTHEDEVDNLKEEIRTIRTRQQEKLEKIAGLKKKDAADKLMQMTERDIKNDLVGLVSKLQHEAMDDAEERAQMILLTAMERMSSEVTAERTVTAVKLTDDEMKGRIIGKEGRNIQALQRETGVDILVDDTPGMIVLSSFDPIRRQVARLALEMLMKDGRIHPARIEEVVAKAKKQIDKEVKQAGEDAMRETGVVGIPKEMQRLLGELKFRTSYGQNVLKHSTEMAQMAGMVAEEIGADVRITKIATLLHDVGKAVTHKIEGKHHHIGAELARKYGMDERIVHAIEAHHDDIEATTPEALIVRVCDAASAARPGARNISAENFAERMRDLENVATSFNGVDKAYAISAGREVRVIVRSEDIDDLSAFKLSRDIATKIESTMQYPGTIKVNVIRETRAIEYAK
- the tsaE gene encoding tRNA (adenosine(37)-N6)-threonylcarbamoyltransferase complex ATPase subunit type 1 TsaE, whose product is MSQIITSITAMQQLGQTIGRSLRGGEVIELIGDIGAGKTTLTKGVAEGLDITEPVQSPTFTISRVYQSPGGLTLAHYDFYRLGEAGIMAEEIREVTMQPQTVTVVEWADAVEQVLPADRLTVRILAIDEQSRRVTLSAGGPTSQALLAAISAADEELA